One region of candidate division KSB1 bacterium genomic DNA includes:
- a CDS encoding alpha/beta hydrolase, with amino-acid sequence MYELYTTDIRQEVQKITAPVLLVVGTAAVPPVWREAYLAAARKQVETIPKVEMQEVPGARHFVQLDDPATLHKIMDDFLARAITERNR; translated from the coding sequence ATGTACGAGCTCTACACCACGGACATTAGGCAGGAGGTGCAGAAAATCACTGCGCCTGTCCTCCTTGTGGTTGGAACAGCCGCCGTCCCACCCGTGTGGCGGGAGGCGTACCTGGCCGCAGCGCGGAAGCAAGTCGAGACCATCCCTAAGGTGGAGATGCAAGAAGTGCCAGGTGCCCGTCATTTCGTCCAGCTTGACGATCCCGCAACTCTACATAAGATCATGGACGACTTTCTGGCTCGGGCGATAACCGAGAGGAACCGCTGA